Proteins from one Clupea harengus chromosome 17, Ch_v2.0.2, whole genome shotgun sequence genomic window:
- the LOC105894704 gene encoding growth hormone secretagogue receptor type 1 produces MTNWTNISSCQLSLSLCNAEATDNETMGDYGEYPVQLFPKSLLPAITVTCALLFLVGVTGNLMTIIVFTKYKDMRTTTNMYLSSMAFSDLLIFMCMPLDLYRIWRYRPWNFGDQLCKLFQFVSESCTYSTILHITALSVERYFAICFPLKAKVVVTRGRVKCVIVVLWLVACCSAGPIFVIVGVKHINGTDPLETNECTITEYAIRSGLLTMMVWVSGVFFFLPVLCLTVLYSLIGRRLWRRKRNPFAHNISNRDKTNKQSVKMLVVVVMAFVLCWLPFHVGRYLSSKSSEANSPLISQISEYCSLISFVLFYLSAAINPILYNIMSNKYRIAACKLFGMKHSSERSATVKTESVPGWGESSGNTYLGVS; encoded by the exons ATGACCAACTGGACAAACATCTCAAGCTGCCAGCTTAGTCTCAGCTTGTGCAATGCAGAGGCAACTGACAATGAGACCATGGGGGATTACGGGGAGTACCCTGTCCAACTCTTCCCTAAGTCGTTACTCCCTGCGATAACTGTGACCTGTGCTCTGCTATTCCTTGTGGGAGTTACAGGGAACCTAATGACCATTATTGTGTTCACTAAATACAAAGACATGCGAACGACCACAAATATGTACCTGTCTAGCATGGCATTTTCGGACCTGTTGATTTTCATGTGTATGCCTCTGGACCTGTACAGAATCTGGCGTTATCGGCCATGGAATTTTGGGGACCAACTCTGCAAGCTATTTCAGTTCGTCAGCGAGAGCTGTACTTACTCGACCATCCTGCACATCACAGCGCTGAGCGTGGAGAGGTATTTCGCAATATGTTTCCCGCTCAAAGCTAAAGTTGTGGTGACAAGAGGACGCGTGAAGTGTGTCATAGTCGTTCTCTGGCTGGTGGCTTGCTGCAGCGCGGGACCCATATTCGTTATTGTCGGAGTTAAGCACATAAATGGAACAGACCCACTTGAGACAAATGAATGCACAATTACGGAGTACGCCATCCGCTCCGGACTTCTAACCATGATGGTGTGGGTGTCcggtgttttcttctttttgcctgtgttgtgtttgacagTTCTGTACAGCCTTATTGGCAGACGGctgtggaggagaaagagaaatccGTTTGCACACAACATTTCCAACCGGGACAAAACTAATAAGCAAAGTGTGAAGATGTTAG TGGTGGTAGTAATGGCGTTTGTTCTCTGTTGGCTACCTTTCCACGTGGGACGCTATCTCTCCTCGAAGTCCTCAGAGGCCAACTCACCGCTCATCTCTCAGATCAGCGAGTACTGCAGCCTGATCTCGTTTGTGCTGTTTTACCTCAGCGCAGCTATAAACCCTATTCTATACAATATCATGTCCAACAAATACAGGATAGCAGCATGTAAACTCTTCGGAATGAAGCATTCGTCAGAGAGATCGGCAACCGTCAAAACAGAGAGCGTGCCTGGATGGGGAGAATCAAGTGGCAATACTTACCTCGGTGTCAGCTGA